From a region of the Rhinopithecus roxellana isolate Shanxi Qingling chromosome 8, ASM756505v1, whole genome shotgun sequence genome:
- the LOC104674026 gene encoding cornifin-like, which yields MNSQQQKQPCIPPPQPQQQQVKQPCQPPPQEPCIPKTKEPCLPKVPEPCHPKVPEPCQPKFPEPCHPKVPEPCHSTVTPGPAQQKTKQK from the coding sequence ATGAATTCCCAGCAGCAGAAGCAGCCCTGCATCCCACCCCCTCAGCCTCAGCAGCAGCAGGTGAAACAGCCTTGCCAGCCTCCACCCCAGGAACCATGCATCCCCAAAACCAAGGAGCCCTGCCTCCCCAAGGTGCCTGAGCCCTGCCACCCCAAAGTGCCTGAGCCCTGCCAGCCCAAGTTTCCAGAGCCCTGCCACCCCAAGGTGCCTGAGCCCTGCCATTCAACGGTCACTCCAGGACCAGCCCAGCAGAAGACCAAGCAGAAGTAA
- the SPRR4 gene encoding small proline-rich protein 4, whose protein sequence is MSSQQQQQQQEHCPPQRAQQQQVKQPCQPPPVKCQETCAPKTKDPCAPQVKKQCPPKDTVIPAQQKCPSAQQAPKSKQK, encoded by the coding sequence ATGTcttcccagcagcagcagcagcagcaggagcactGCCCACCTCAGAGGGCCCAGCAGCAGCAAGTGAAGCAACCTTGTCAGCCACCCCCTGTTAAATGTCAAGAGACGTGTGCACCCAAAACCAAGGATCCATGTGCTCCCCAGGTCAAGAAGCAATGCCCACCGAAGGACACTGTCATTCCAGCCCAGCAGAAGTGTCCCTCAGCCCAGCAAGCCCCCAAGAGTAAACAGAAGTAA